In a genomic window of Gammaproteobacteria bacterium:
- a CDS encoding S41 family peptidase gives MSRRRLKQQIWLTPILALLLLAAGNAQAGSTLMRYPTLHGDSVVFEAHGNLWEVNRAGGTAHRLTTDPGFDIMPRFSPDGKWIAFTGQYRGNTDVYVIPAGGGDAKRLTFHSDVVPNAPLRWGPDNMVVTWTPDSRNIVFLSRRNTFNSWFGQLFTVPLTGGLPTQLPIPKGGMLTYSPDGQSIAYNRIFRNFRTWKRYKGGLAQDVWLYNFAQKKSTRITDYPGADMDPMWYGHLIYFMSDRGPEKRKNIWVYDLNTKQFRQVTHFKDYDISWPSLGNNGIVFQDGGGLYVMDLPSEQLHKLSVNVPDDGARTGLRWVDASKYIEMMDTAGDTNLALSPNGKRVLLQARGDIWSLPREHGPSRDLTDSSNAEEEYPAWSPDGKWIAYATDINGEDQIAVRPADNSGAQQILTDFKTGYFYAPNWSPGSDRLAFSDNEHRLWILDVKSRKLTEVAQDKFSEMHDFSWSPDGRWLAYSITAPNQMRQIYLYNLAEGAATHISSPMDNDMGAVFDPEGKYLYFVSARHENPTFSESEFNIATLQMFGVYVTTLQKATPSPFAPRNDEGTLSEQKESKPGEWKPGNSKPISIDLEGLMARAVPLPIPASNINGLAATPGHVFYSTVPNQTIAGPLPGMQPELHVYDLAKREDKVLGSGFYGWTLSADGSTILYNTPNNKLFTLDAKPDSKPAPLDTSNMWVEVNQVAEWNEMYYMAWRLYRDFFWNRKMNGVNWDAVGANYGKLLPLMGSREDLNYLIGQTIGELSNSHTYVGGGDTDYHVHRTPTGLLGVDFGLDQVSGRYYFKTIYPGDNTRANYRSPLSEPGVNVQAGDYLLAVNGRTLKAPTNPYSLFVNTANQDVWLTVADNSAGKNERRVLVNTIGDELDIRLKAWIDHNREEVNKLSDGKIGYIYLSDMGAQGMDQFIRQFYPQLTKQGLIIDDRYNGGGFIDQILLERLRRILVGMSSNREEAGTPIPQQLSYSYKATLINHYSASDGDIFPYFFKKYGLGPLIGTRTWGGVRGIRGEWPLLDDGYITVSEGTMYGLDSQWVIENHGVDPDIEVDDLPEDIMRGYDAQLHTAVDYLMKKIKEHPLVLPPPPPLIPAYPPPGRQ, from the coding sequence ATGTCCCGGCGCCGGCTCAAACAACAAATCTGGTTGACTCCGATCCTCGCCCTCCTGCTGCTCGCGGCAGGCAATGCCCAGGCCGGCAGCACGCTCATGCGCTACCCCACCCTGCACGGCGATTCCGTGGTGTTCGAAGCCCACGGTAATCTCTGGGAAGTGAACCGCGCCGGCGGCACCGCGCACCGCCTGACCACCGATCCCGGCTTCGACATCATGCCGCGCTTCTCGCCGGACGGGAAATGGATTGCGTTCACCGGCCAGTACCGCGGTAACACCGACGTGTACGTGATTCCGGCGGGCGGCGGCGACGCCAAGCGCCTCACCTTCCACTCCGACGTGGTGCCAAACGCGCCGCTGCGCTGGGGCCCGGACAACATGGTGGTCACCTGGACGCCGGATTCCAGGAACATCGTGTTCCTCTCGCGCCGCAACACCTTTAATTCCTGGTTCGGCCAGTTGTTCACCGTGCCGCTGACGGGCGGCCTGCCGACCCAACTGCCGATCCCCAAAGGCGGCATGCTCACCTACAGCCCGGACGGCCAGTCCATCGCCTACAACCGCATCTTCCGCAACTTCCGCACCTGGAAGCGCTACAAGGGCGGCCTCGCGCAGGACGTGTGGCTCTACAACTTCGCGCAGAAGAAGAGCACGCGCATCACCGATTACCCCGGCGCCGACATGGACCCGATGTGGTACGGCCATCTGATTTATTTCATGTCCGACCGCGGCCCGGAAAAGCGCAAGAACATCTGGGTGTATGACCTCAACACCAAGCAATTCAGGCAGGTGACGCATTTCAAGGACTACGACATCAGCTGGCCGAGCCTCGGCAATAACGGCATCGTGTTCCAGGACGGCGGCGGTCTCTACGTAATGGATCTGCCCTCCGAGCAACTGCACAAGCTCAGCGTGAACGTGCCGGACGACGGCGCTCGCACCGGCCTGCGCTGGGTGGATGCCTCGAAATACATCGAGATGATGGATACCGCCGGCGACACCAATCTCGCGCTCTCGCCCAACGGTAAGCGCGTGCTGCTGCAAGCGCGCGGCGACATCTGGTCGCTGCCGCGCGAGCACGGTCCGAGCCGTGATCTCACCGATTCCTCGAACGCCGAGGAGGAATATCCCGCCTGGTCGCCGGACGGCAAGTGGATTGCCTATGCCACGGACATCAACGGCGAGGATCAGATCGCAGTGCGCCCCGCGGACAACTCCGGCGCGCAGCAGATTCTCACGGATTTCAAGACCGGTTATTTCTACGCTCCCAACTGGTCGCCCGGCAGCGACCGGCTGGCGTTCTCCGACAACGAGCACCGGCTGTGGATTCTCGACGTGAAGAGCCGCAAGCTCACCGAAGTCGCGCAGGACAAGTTCAGTGAGATGCACGACTTCAGCTGGTCGCCCGACGGCCGCTGGCTGGCCTACAGCATCACCGCGCCCAACCAGATGCGCCAGATTTACCTCTACAACCTGGCGGAAGGGGCGGCGACGCACATCAGTTCGCCCATGGACAACGACATGGGTGCGGTGTTCGACCCCGAGGGCAAGTACCTGTACTTCGTGTCGGCGCGCCACGAGAACCCGACCTTCAGCGAGAGCGAGTTCAACATCGCCACGCTGCAGATGTTCGGCGTGTACGTGACCACCCTGCAGAAGGCCACGCCCTCGCCGTTCGCGCCGCGCAACGATGAAGGCACGCTCTCGGAGCAAAAGGAGTCCAAACCCGGCGAATGGAAACCCGGCAACAGCAAACCCATCAGCATTGACCTTGAGGGTCTGATGGCGCGCGCCGTGCCGCTGCCGATTCCCGCGTCCAACATCAACGGACTGGCCGCAACGCCCGGTCACGTGTTCTACAGCACCGTGCCGAACCAGACCATCGCCGGGCCGTTGCCGGGCATGCAACCGGAACTCCACGTCTATGACCTCGCGAAACGCGAGGACAAGGTGCTGGGCAGCGGGTTCTACGGCTGGACGCTGTCGGCCGACGGCTCGACCATTCTCTACAACACGCCGAATAACAAGCTCTTCACCCTGGATGCCAAACCGGACTCCAAACCCGCGCCTCTCGACACCTCGAACATGTGGGTCGAGGTCAACCAGGTCGCGGAATGGAACGAGATGTATTACATGGCCTGGCGCCTGTACCGCGATTTCTTCTGGAACCGCAAGATGAACGGCGTGAACTGGGACGCCGTGGGCGCGAACTACGGGAAACTGCTGCCGCTCATGGGCTCGCGTGAGGATTTGAACTACCTCATCGGCCAGACCATTGGCGAACTCAGCAACTCGCACACCTACGTGGGCGGCGGCGACACGGACTACCATGTGCATCGCACGCCGACCGGCCTGCTGGGCGTGGATTTCGGCTTGGATCAGGTCTCCGGCCGTTACTACTTCAAGACCATCTATCCCGGCGACAACACACGCGCGAACTACCGCTCGCCCCTGTCCGAGCCGGGTGTGAACGTACAGGCCGGCGATTACCTGTTGGCGGTCAACGGTCGCACGCTCAAGGCGCCAACCAACCCCTACAGCCTGTTCGTGAACACGGCCAACCAGGACGTGTGGCTCACCGTGGCCGACAACAGTGCCGGCAAGAACGAGCGCCGGGTGCTGGTCAATACGATTGGCGACGAGCTGGATATCCGCCTCAAGGCCTGGATCGATCACAACCGCGAGGAAGTGAATAAGCTCTCGGACGGCAAGATCGGCTACATCTACCTGTCCGACATGGGCGCGCAGGGCATGGACCAGTTCATCCGCCAGTTCTACCCGCAGTTGACCAAACAGGGACTGATCATTGACGACCGCTACAACGGCGGCGGCTTCATTGACCAGATCCTGCTGGAGCGCCTGCGCCGTATATTGGTCGGCATGAGCAGTAACCGCGAGGAGGCGGGTACCCCGATCCCGCAGCAGTTGAGCTACAGCTACAAGGCAACGCTCATCAACCATTACTCGGCGTCCGACGGCGACATCTTCCCGTACTTCTTCAAGAAATACGGCTTGGGTCCGCTCATCGGCACGCGCACCTGGGGCGGCGTGCGCGGCATCCGCGGCGAGTGGCCGCTGCTCGACGATGGCTACATCACCGTCTCCGAAGGCACCATGTACGGCCTGGACTCACAGTGGGTCATCGAGAATCACGGCGTGGATCCGGACATCGAAGTGGACGACCTGCCGGAAGACATCATGCGCGGCTACGATGCGCAACTGCACACCGCGGTGGACTATCTGATGAAGAAGATCAAGGAACACCCGCTGGTGCTGCCGCCGCCCCCGCCGCTGATTCCGGCCTATCCACCGCCGGGTCGGCAATAA
- a CDS encoding efflux RND transporter periplasmic adaptor subunit, which translates to MQNTSPKKIVNIRDTASQDVALDNRPRLRRKRLFLIGGGILVLIVLALLVPTVIRMFSAEASVSASRLSFATVQLGPFVRDLAADGRVVAAVSPTLYATSAGSVTLKVNAGDTVKVGETLAIVASPDLSSRFGQEQSTLSSMQIDLERERINIKIAALNNKEAMDLASVKLEAATREMKRAESAWGFHVISAQDYAKAQDDLAAAKIEYANAQASIQLNKDVLNFDVRTKQLQVKRQQLLVQDLQRQVNDLTVRSPINGQVGQVFIAPRATVAQNAQLLSVVDLSALEVEVTVPESFARDLASGMPAEISGNGSTWQGTVGAISPEVVNGEVAARVRFVGNKPQNLRQNQRLSVRIILDKRDNVLTVARGSFVDESGGRYAYVVHDGIAVKTPVRLGPSSIDKVEILQGLKAGDQIVISGTDNFNGAARVVISH; encoded by the coding sequence ATGCAGAACACCAGCCCGAAGAAAATCGTCAATATCCGCGACACCGCCAGCCAGGATGTGGCGCTCGACAACCGCCCGCGTTTGCGACGCAAGCGCCTGTTCCTGATCGGCGGCGGCATCCTGGTACTGATCGTGCTGGCCTTGCTGGTGCCCACCGTCATCCGCATGTTCTCCGCCGAGGCCTCGGTAAGCGCCTCGCGTCTGAGCTTCGCCACTGTGCAACTGGGGCCGTTCGTACGCGACCTCGCCGCGGACGGGCGCGTGGTCGCGGCCGTGAGTCCCACCCTGTACGCAACCTCAGCGGGCTCGGTAACCCTGAAAGTGAACGCCGGCGACACGGTGAAGGTCGGGGAAACCCTCGCCATCGTTGCCAGCCCCGACTTGAGCAGCCGCTTCGGCCAGGAGCAATCCACGCTCTCCAGCATGCAGATTGACCTCGAGCGCGAGCGCATCAACATCAAGATCGCGGCGCTCAACAACAAGGAAGCCATGGATCTGGCGAGCGTGAAACTGGAAGCCGCCACGCGCGAGATGAAGCGCGCGGAATCCGCCTGGGGGTTTCACGTCATCAGCGCCCAGGACTACGCCAAGGCCCAGGACGATCTGGCCGCAGCCAAGATCGAATACGCCAACGCCCAGGCCAGCATCCAGCTCAACAAGGACGTGCTCAATTTCGACGTGCGCACCAAACAATTACAGGTCAAACGCCAACAACTGCTGGTGCAGGACCTGCAGCGCCAGGTCAACGATCTCACGGTGCGCTCGCCGATCAACGGCCAAGTGGGGCAGGTGTTCATCGCTCCGCGCGCCACCGTCGCGCAGAACGCGCAATTGCTGAGCGTGGTGGATCTGTCTGCGCTGGAGGTCGAAGTCACGGTGCCGGAGAGTTTCGCCCGCGATCTGGCGAGTGGCATGCCCGCCGAAATCAGCGGCAACGGCAGCACCTGGCAGGGTACGGTGGGCGCGATTTCGCCGGAAGTGGTCAACGGCGAAGTGGCCGCGCGCGTGCGCTTCGTGGGCAATAAACCGCAGAACCTGCGTCAGAATCAGCGGCTTTCGGTGCGCATCATTCTCGACAAGCGCGACAACGTGCTCACCGTGGCGCGCGGCTCGTTCGTGGACGAGTCCGGCGGGCGTTACGCCTACGTGGTGCACGACGGCATCGCAGTGAAAACCCCGGTGCGGCTCGGCCCGAGCTCCATAGACAAGGTCGAAATCCTGCAAGGCCTGAAAGCCGGTGACCAGATCGTGATTTCCGGCACCGATAACTTCAACGGCGCGGCGCGCGTCGTAATCAGCCACTGA
- a CDS encoding ABC transporter ATP-binding protein: MLKMNHLSKIYRTDVLETHALRDFSIDVKEGEFVAVMGPSGSGKTTFLTIAGLLESFSGGEYFLDGEDVSGLNDNARSRIRNEKIGFIFQSFNLIPDLNVSDNVDVPLRYRGFKAAERARRIREALEVVGLASRMKHLPSQLSGGQQQRVAIARALAGDPRILLADEPTGNLDSLMARQVLDLIENINESGTTIVMVTHDPELARRAHRSVHVLDGQVMDLHAVATHAEPVSEAARV, translated from the coding sequence ATGTTGAAAATGAACCATCTGTCCAAGATCTACCGCACCGATGTGCTGGAAACCCATGCGCTGCGGGATTTCAGCATTGACGTCAAGGAAGGCGAGTTCGTCGCGGTCATGGGGCCCTCCGGTTCCGGCAAAACCACCTTCCTGACCATCGCCGGCCTCCTGGAAAGTTTCAGCGGCGGCGAGTATTTCCTCGACGGCGAGGACGTGAGCGGCCTGAACGACAACGCGCGTTCCAGGATCCGCAACGAGAAGATCGGCTTCATCTTCCAGAGTTTCAACCTGATTCCGGACCTCAACGTGAGCGACAACGTGGACGTACCGCTGCGCTACCGCGGCTTCAAGGCCGCGGAGCGCGCGCGCCGCATCCGCGAGGCGCTGGAAGTGGTCGGGCTCGCCTCGCGCATGAAGCACCTGCCTTCGCAGCTTTCCGGCGGCCAGCAGCAGCGCGTGGCGATTGCGCGTGCACTCGCGGGCGATCCGCGCATCCTGCTCGCGGACGAGCCCACCGGCAACCTGGATTCGCTGATGGCGCGCCAGGTGCTGGACCTCATCGAGAATATCAATGAAAGCGGCACCACCATCGTTATGGTCACGCACGATCCGGAACTCGCGCGCCGTGCACACCGCAGCGTGCACGTGCTGGACGGTCAGGTCATGGACCTGCACGCCGTCGCGACGCACGCGGAGCCGGTCAGCGAAGCCGCACGTGTCTGA
- a CDS encoding ABC transporter permease: MFLYNLRLALLSLKRNPVLTFLMMLAIAVGIGASMTTLTVMHLLSGDPLPGRSAHIFYPQVDASPANYPNRPLDVLDYRSALDLWSAQRADHQTLIVNSQIKVRAPTTNLPPLMLNMLSTTADFFPMFAVPFEYGQGWSAQDDANHARVAVISSDLNDRLFGGQDSVGQTLRLKDSDVRIVGVLAPWRPSPLFYDVRGGRYANGDTGGFYGKPEDVFTPFTTGLEINDGAFQQFTCWGMPKTPGHLIDSPCVWIALWVELDSAAKVAAYREFLSGYAAQQKALGRFVKTDTRMLDLMQWLAYNDAVPSDVKLQAWLAFAFLAICLFNTVGLLLAKFLRRAGEIGIRRALGAAQYEIFAQCLVEAGLIGLLGGIGGWLLTLVGLWLVRSRPTPYADLAHLDTSMFLITFALAILVSLIAGALPALRASRVAPALQLKSL; the protein is encoded by the coding sequence ATGTTCCTGTACAACCTGCGACTCGCACTGCTGAGCCTGAAGCGCAATCCGGTACTGACCTTTCTCATGATGCTGGCCATCGCGGTTGGCATCGGCGCGAGCATGACCACGTTGACGGTCATGCACCTGTTGTCGGGCGATCCCTTGCCGGGCCGGAGCGCGCACATCTTTTATCCACAGGTGGACGCCAGTCCCGCGAATTACCCCAACCGGCCGCTGGATGTGCTCGATTACCGATCGGCGCTGGACCTATGGAGCGCGCAGCGCGCCGACCACCAGACGCTGATCGTCAACAGCCAGATCAAGGTGCGCGCACCGACGACCAATCTGCCGCCGCTGATGCTGAACATGCTGTCCACAACTGCGGATTTCTTCCCCATGTTCGCAGTACCATTCGAGTACGGCCAAGGCTGGTCCGCGCAGGACGACGCAAATCACGCGCGCGTAGCGGTGATTTCCTCCGATTTGAACGACAGGCTGTTCGGCGGTCAGGACAGCGTGGGCCAGACCCTGCGGCTCAAGGACAGTGATGTGCGTATCGTCGGCGTGCTGGCGCCGTGGCGGCCTTCGCCGCTGTTCTATGACGTGCGCGGCGGCCGTTATGCCAACGGCGACACCGGCGGTTTCTACGGCAAACCCGAAGACGTGTTCACGCCCTTCACCACCGGCCTGGAAATCAACGACGGCGCGTTCCAGCAGTTCACCTGCTGGGGCATGCCGAAAACACCCGGCCACCTGATCGATTCGCCCTGCGTGTGGATCGCCCTGTGGGTGGAGCTGGACAGCGCGGCGAAAGTCGCCGCCTACCGCGAGTTCCTCTCCGGCTATGCCGCGCAACAGAAGGCGCTGGGACGCTTCGTCAAGACCGACACCCGCATGCTGGATTTGATGCAATGGCTCGCCTACAACGATGCTGTGCCGAGCGACGTCAAGCTGCAGGCCTGGCTGGCGTTCGCGTTCCTCGCCATCTGCCTGTTCAATACCGTGGGCCTGCTACTGGCGAAATTCCTGCGCCGCGCCGGCGAGATCGGCATACGCCGCGCGCTGGGCGCCGCGCAGTACGAGATCTTCGCGCAATGTCTGGTGGAGGCCGGCCTCATCGGCCTGCTGGGCGGCATCGGCGGCTGGCTGCTGACGCTGGTGGGCCTGTGGCTGGTGCGCAGTCGGCCCACTCCGTACGCCGACCTGGCGCATCTCGACACCTCCATGTTCCTGATCACGTTTGCACTCGCGATCCTGGTGAGCCTGATTGCGGGCGCCTTGCCCGCGCTGCGCGCCAGTCGCGTCGCGCCGGCGCTGCAACTGAAATCCCTGTGA
- a CDS encoding FtsX-like permease family protein, whose amino-acid sequence MQIQPILAALRRHRLATALIALEIALACAVLCNACSMIANRISAMHLNSGVDETALGTINVSGFDPDQTTDFNARMLAGLGAVAGVQSVHVVSSVPFGAQSGVSGITLDQTDKHTAAVVQFYEGDPGTIKALGLQLTAGHLPEASDYQPLQGYAPLDSRVLITRALAAKLWPGENPLGKDFWSGKFHFRVIGVIAHLAVSQYNETGRRGAEWTVFVPSQPGGLLTGSYLLRAEPRDLPRVMRDARLAVAKIAPEAVLDHDNSRTLSDLRTRFFQSDRAMAGLLVGVIAALLLVTALGIVGLASFWVAQRRRQIGIRRALGATRADILRYFQTENFLIVSFGIVLGVVLAIAINLSLMKFYALPRLPLYYLPLGAIVLWMLGQLAVLAPALRAAAVPPVEATRSV is encoded by the coding sequence ATGCAAATCCAGCCCATCCTCGCCGCACTGCGCCGCCATCGGCTCGCCACCGCGTTGATCGCGCTCGAGATCGCGCTCGCGTGTGCGGTGCTGTGCAATGCCTGCTCGATGATCGCCAACCGCATCTCGGCGATGCACCTCAACAGTGGCGTGGACGAGACCGCGCTCGGCACGATCAACGTCTCGGGTTTCGATCCGGACCAGACCACCGACTTCAACGCACGCATGCTCGCGGGGCTGGGCGCGGTGGCCGGCGTGCAATCGGTGCACGTGGTCAGTTCCGTGCCGTTCGGCGCGCAGAGCGGCGTGTCCGGCATCACGCTCGACCAGACCGACAAGCACACCGCGGCCGTGGTGCAGTTTTACGAAGGCGATCCGGGAACCATCAAGGCGCTGGGCCTGCAACTGACCGCGGGCCACCTGCCGGAGGCGAGCGATTATCAGCCGCTGCAGGGATACGCGCCGCTCGATTCGCGCGTACTGATCACGCGTGCGCTGGCCGCAAAGCTGTGGCCGGGTGAAAATCCGCTCGGCAAGGATTTCTGGTCCGGCAAGTTCCACTTTCGCGTGATCGGCGTGATTGCGCACCTTGCGGTGTCGCAGTACAACGAGACCGGCCGCCGTGGCGCCGAATGGACGGTGTTCGTGCCTTCGCAGCCGGGTGGGCTGCTGACCGGCAGCTATCTGTTGCGTGCTGAGCCGCGCGACTTGCCGCGCGTGATGCGGGATGCGCGCCTCGCCGTCGCCAAGATCGCACCGGAAGCGGTACTGGATCATGACAACAGCCGCACCCTCAGCGACCTGCGCACGCGGTTTTTCCAGAGCGACCGCGCCATGGCCGGCCTGCTGGTCGGCGTGATCGCGGCGCTGCTCCTGGTCACTGCGCTTGGCATCGTCGGCCTTGCGAGTTTCTGGGTCGCACAACGGCGCAGACAGATCGGCATCCGCCGCGCGCTCGGCGCCACGCGCGCCGACATCCTGCGCTACTTCCAGACCGAGAATTTCCTGATCGTGAGCTTTGGCATCGTGCTCGGCGTGGTGCTGGCGATTGCCATCAATCTTTCCCTGATGAAGTTCTACGCCCTGCCGCGCCTGCCGCTGTACTACCTGCCGCTGGGCGCGATTGTTCTGTGGATGCTCGGCCAGCTCGCTGTGCTGGCGCCGGCGCTGCGCGCCGCCGCGGTGCCGCCGGTGGAAGCCACGAGGAGCGTGTGA
- a CDS encoding ABC transporter permease, whose amino-acid sequence MFGYYLNLALRSLKRNPALTALMVLTIGFGVAASMTTWSVFRAVSGDPIPWKSSQLFVPQIDAWGPQAQSSNPDSDKGPPDALTYGDAVALMRDHRAKYQSAMYMISPSVIPADPGKHPINTAGHAVFSEFFPMLDVPFVYGSGWSAADDASRANVVVISGKLNRQVFGGGDSVGKTLNIEGRDYRVVGVLGDWNPKPTFYDVSNTGGFFVSDEGVFLPFNTAIAADMPNEGNTNCYLTPKQAGFIGLQQSSCIWIAYMAQFDSPAVAPQYRNYLVGFAREHHPDWAPNVRLRGLMAWLDYEHVVPPDTKISLYVALGLLLVCLVNTTGLLLAKFLRRSGEIGVRRALGAARREIYAQFLIEAGMVGLAGGVLGVLLTWLGIAGLDWVLPRDIAALAHLDVSLLVTTLVVAIVATMLAGLYPALRAAAVQPAWQLKSN is encoded by the coding sequence ATGTTCGGCTACTACCTGAATCTCGCGTTGCGCAGCCTGAAACGCAATCCCGCGCTCACCGCGCTCATGGTCCTGACCATCGGTTTCGGCGTGGCCGCTTCCATGACCACCTGGTCGGTGTTCCGCGCGGTATCGGGCGATCCCATTCCGTGGAAATCCTCGCAACTGTTCGTGCCGCAGATAGATGCCTGGGGGCCACAGGCACAGAGCAGCAATCCCGATTCCGACAAGGGACCGCCGGATGCGCTCACCTACGGCGACGCGGTGGCACTGATGCGCGACCATCGCGCGAAGTATCAGTCGGCGATGTACATGATTTCGCCGTCGGTGATCCCCGCTGACCCGGGCAAACATCCGATCAACACCGCTGGGCACGCGGTCTTCAGCGAGTTCTTCCCAATGTTGGACGTGCCGTTCGTGTATGGCAGCGGCTGGAGCGCCGCGGACGACGCCAGCCGCGCCAACGTGGTGGTGATCAGCGGCAAGCTCAACCGGCAGGTGTTCGGCGGCGGCGACAGCGTCGGCAAGACTTTGAACATCGAGGGCCGCGATTACCGCGTGGTCGGCGTGCTCGGGGATTGGAATCCCAAGCCGACTTTTTATGACGTGTCCAACACCGGCGGCTTCTTCGTCAGCGACGAGGGCGTGTTCCTGCCCTTCAACACCGCGATCGCCGCGGACATGCCGAACGAAGGCAACACCAATTGCTACCTGACGCCGAAGCAGGCCGGGTTCATAGGCTTGCAACAGTCCAGTTGCATCTGGATCGCCTACATGGCGCAGTTCGATAGCCCGGCGGTCGCGCCGCAATACCGGAATTACCTGGTAGGGTTCGCGCGCGAGCACCATCCGGATTGGGCGCCGAACGTGCGTCTGCGCGGCTTGATGGCCTGGCTCGATTACGAGCACGTCGTGCCACCGGATACGAAGATTTCGCTGTACGTCGCACTCGGCCTGCTGCTGGTGTGCCTGGTCAATACCACCGGCCTACTGCTCGCCAAGTTCCTGCGCCGCAGCGGCGAGATCGGCGTGCGCCGCGCCTTGGGCGCCGCACGCCGCGAAATCTACGCGCAATTTCTCATCGAAGCCGGCATGGTGGGTCTGGCCGGGGGCGTGCTGGGGGTGCTGTTGACTTGGCTCGGCATCGCCGGTCTCGATTGGGTGTTGCCGCGTGATATCGCCGCACTGGCGCATCTGGACGTGTCGCTGCTGGTGACTACGCTGGTGGTGGCAATCGTGGCCACGATGCTGGCGGGCCTGTATCCGGCCCTGCGCGCCGCCGCCGTGCAGCCCGCGTGGCAGTTGAAATCGAATTGA
- a CDS encoding ABC transporter permease, which yields MTLHPILAALRRHKAGVTLITLQIALTLAIVCNAVFIIGQRIQRIDRPTGLDENNLFVISQTWVGAPTGDDAASIDKLDAMQRSDVATLRNLPDVQSAIAINTLPLINSTWSGGIGLKPAQQHSTAQAAFYFGDEQMIPTLGLRLVAGRNFTAADVTHMGFRGHNQPPIVIVTQAIADKLFPQGDAVGKTIYVDRNTPSTIIGVIARMQVPSAESWANSWFWNSMLIPTRLDANFARYAVRAKPGRLEAAMREAPKALYAANPMRVLETGSSYEDSNVHTFAAIRAHAYRADVGMAILMGVICVILLAVTGAGIVGLTSFWVGQRHKQIGIRRALGATRHDILRYFQTENLMIAGAGVVLGAILAVGLNLWMMRQFSMDRMSLLYVLTGVIALLALGQLAVLAPALRAAAVPPVEATRSV from the coding sequence ATGACACTGCACCCCATCCTCGCCGCGCTGCGCCGCCACAAGGCCGGCGTCACCCTGATCACGCTGCAGATTGCGCTCACGCTCGCAATCGTGTGCAACGCGGTATTTATCATCGGCCAGCGCATCCAGCGCATTGATCGGCCGACCGGGCTCGACGAGAACAACCTGTTTGTGATTAGCCAGACCTGGGTCGGGGCGCCCACGGGTGACGACGCAGCCTCCATAGACAAGCTCGACGCGATGCAGCGCAGCGACGTGGCGACGCTGCGCAATCTGCCCGACGTGCAGTCGGCGATCGCCATCAATACGCTGCCCTTGATCAACAGCACCTGGAGCGGCGGCATCGGATTGAAACCCGCCCAGCAGCACTCGACCGCTCAGGCGGCGTTTTACTTCGGCGACGAGCAGATGATCCCCACGCTCGGCCTGCGCCTGGTCGCGGGCCGTAACTTCACCGCCGCCGACGTGACGCACATGGGCTTTCGCGGCCACAACCAACCGCCAATCGTAATCGTCACCCAGGCCATCGCCGACAAGCTGTTCCCGCAGGGCGACGCGGTCGGCAAGACCATCTACGTGGATCGAAATACGCCCAGCACCATCATCGGCGTGATCGCGCGCATGCAGGTACCGAGCGCAGAAAGTTGGGCCAACAGCTGGTTCTGGAATTCGATGCTCATCCCAACCCGCCTGGACGCAAACTTCGCGCGCTATGCGGTGCGCGCCAAGCCCGGGCGACTCGAGGCCGCGATGCGCGAGGCGCCCAAGGCGCTGTATGCCGCCAATCCAATGCGCGTGCTCGAGACCGGCTCGAGCTACGAAGACAGCAACGTGCATACGTTTGCCGCCATCCGCGCGCATGCCTACCGCGCCGACGTCGGCATGGCGATCCTGATGGGCGTGATCTGCGTGATCCTGCTCGCGGTCACCGGCGCGGGCATCGTGGGCCTTACCAGCTTCTGGGTCGGCCAGCGGCATAAACAGATCGGCATCCGCCGCGCGCTCGGCGCCACGCGCCACGACATCCTGCGCTATTTCCAGACCGAGAACCTGATGATCGCCGGCGCCGGCGTGGTGCTGGGCGCGATCCTCGCGGTGGGTCTGAACCTGTGGATGATGCGGCAGTTCTCCATGGATCGCATGTCGCTGCTCTACGTGCTCACCGGCGTGATCGCGCTGCTCGCGCTCGGACAGCTCGCGGTCCTCGCCCCGGCGCTGCGCGCCGCGGCGGTGCCGCCGGTGGAAGCGACTCGGAGCGTGTGA